The following are from one region of the Mauremys reevesii isolate NIE-2019 linkage group 2, ASM1616193v1, whole genome shotgun sequence genome:
- the ICE1 gene encoding little elongation complex subunit 1 isoform X5, whose product MMPGEAPAAGIAAEAATACANCSALQQNLNEYVAALIALKQKIIDTDCLLTEYQQKCNELQVAERENNTLRHQVEQMLQKISPLEKCQQELGSLKAELEEKKSSLKIYQQTHLEYARMKEEIAKSDSMKKKLEAKVKKLEEAATKHMQDFRQLKTEKKVLEKELKKAQGKRDDFPKEKCKKVLKHAETQSAREDPVANIDKGKIKLLLEELWMCIDSTTGKTQNQEHDYILASSVQGHSKMPEKTGKLFTEEVAQTHRKFRKSDDKMLHPHSSPETIEKQSSLTTMQIKVDKEPSGGDQFESKATEGGLQDYNGDNAFYEDKNIEVVVQTDLTDSSSESSDQEQEQLDGNLLDILNWARPLPPLLSPVCFSPMATQDNLFGESTDSSDEEIDHNAHIVESILEEGKAESQSNTTFVSMKESNEDEKSHEPHDKEISTKLRENEEMPIYIDAFTAKLRYVKEKDVEAKQTEMTVSSMNTFANEEHLEEDSDNIGSTETDITLKVATPKLEAINEKEVHTDEIQIKDKISSAVSSNFQYLQEKSNELIQTEKTIVINLNTTTNSEHMKERYSELMEAEEAELPGKGETPKPASTLRDDVHLQTGEPIFATESVLVTPENLEEKPSEVMGNEEMEDESSDIQTKSNVINTTPCIEEHIEKVTTEERIMATITIKGFCVETSNEPNDEEDDVRSSFRNSKSFSGAEHDNELMCHGNGERTLLQAEIDSEAKDISIKSQCSEEKISNEEILDKEFEHTKQHGVNEEGGLENNNAFRHDSFMLATERSRDSLYMDGENHIAEVCRTARSISAEDGYGEQRRTGKQCVEVNITQPEQNIFTGNSVNKEDFLETYKFAKSLHVMEVGELQDTKEERCLQPKLDHEQKDANNILQKKPDFETTLMSQNPASGINGENDPLEPEEIVRNNHVLLASEFVTERASEMRQAKNIYIASEQKSSKFQNFIQVFQPQEIEMEMEHLELGERSSGSLETEKIDTVNSVIKESEHPSWAQFLKPLDSCSVTENSQCEEIKEKLNDKPCESVVIQNCNSSPGLEENGVEEVEVRNQISDVSDQVFSEKDSIGKPALPIEDVLQTGSIDTKKINSPVTATVGLESTAVLVDFTAFNFQVCGEPFKQNCQAFDTNNEEESITVLSTASSLTRRNEKYNDHVIQSMPNSVGNLVKGKTIQNDKEKIKPLDCPSNKYDNKNRTEIENEKDQSNAIEPQKTLINIQLFGTSSVDSDTHVEKEASLVFEEAECETCSLKDISTALSVIKETSPQRVEPLCSSKGQVRPIEYRLDEKMKNNERELNIVKLSGETNGNTSSKSIEVPKETDDSEEEEFPFRKVKYTKEHERFLVSNEKLRTFWTYTVDVPDIHTAVDENNDDKMCELPPSVYSDALADMAMPCITHHSPSIVKEQSCLTEKVYPKGKLFSAHGIVFHNNENESASERRENFKISGSASDNENSLIKLEELSTSAKVSEKIPTKRTTSEINLSNHMLAKCSEIYKHVIKNNKLDTSLPGNFLQINGNEKLASNMEQSVSCDAGIEGSKAHTAFCEELNDKQKETCVAFASSDINTNIVQDVSKSCFDDSYSDVFLNETHFQRKGRKNSVKNYQHPTVSDEISDPRPVNETSKSQKAIFENTHIVDSESSLDLVSKTNSRSKWKVQEPSDIFSVSAKTSIQADQGRLTQRLPQDKGKTKTLQVQLTQPVLANADTSTPTKRSPETINKIRQEMGPPLPPLLPPLIATPPRTVRPVSPIMSSSSRSSLPSPLDGLISPLRVTPVPPLMSPLSDAPKYKSPPIFSTPSPSETTVGRRILSSPLQFCAATPKHALPVPGRLPPPAAGSSALDAPQENSVKILDTMYPELSPRARTLNILKGNIQPNRRAPSEYKNVPGPVSQFSGFKAISSTSTAFVKTGSNSESLSNKEQKDSGSQSHVGKRISSASMPRSAKRLRLDSELPQLETKEDVAIKAMGDFNIEVLSAAGKTVSLNNCEIRQLAANCNSELPSPVENITDPVTLALKKIAESCFDLLPVIRSHVYVGNILKVPIMRDEEKEVVYEFGIANKHLAEPLLHAVLNKLKTQKMSLNHNFTQALCRVYIGICRQLGDLERARLFCYSLLKEVAGKKELRGYRVGGA is encoded by the exons AGTTCTCTGAAGATTTATCAGCAGACTCATCTGGAATATGCTCGGATGAAAGAAGAAATTGCTAAAAGTGATTCTAT GAAGAAGAAACTGGAAGCCAAAGTGAAGAAACTGGAAG AGGCTGCAACAAAGCATATGCAAGACTTCAGACAATTGAAGACTGAAAAGAAAGTTCTTGAAAAGGAGCTAAAGAAGGCGCAG GGAAAACGTGATGACTTTCccaaagagaaatgcaaaaagg TGTTAAAACATGCAGAGACACAGAGTGCAAGAGAAGATCCAGTAGCAAACATAGACAAAG gaaAAATAAAGCTGCTATTGGAGGAGCTTTGGATGTGCATTGACAGCACAACAGGAAAAACACAGAACCAGGAACATGATTATATCTTGG CATCTTCTGTTCAGGGTCACTCAAAGATGCCAGAAAAAACAGGCAAGTTATTTACAGAAG AGGTTGCACAAACCCACCGAAAATTCAGGAAATCTGATGACAAAATGCTTCACCCTCATTCTTCACCAGAAACCATTGAAAAACAAAGTTCCTTAACAACAATGCAGATAAAAGTAGACAAGGAGCCTTCTGGAGGTGATCAATTTGAGAGCAAGGCCACTGAAGGAGGTCTGCAGGACTATAATGGTGACAATGCTTTTTATGAGGACAAAAATATAGAGGTGGTGGTACAGACAGACTTAACAGACAGTAGCTCAGAGTCCTCTGATCAGGAACAAGAACAGCTTGATGGAAACTTGCTTGATATATTGAACTGGGCAAGGCCTCTCCCCCCTCTTCTATCTCCTGTATGTTTTTCACCAATGGCTACACAG gaTAATCTGTTTGGAGAATCCACTGATTCCAGTGATGAGGAAATTGATCATAATGCTCACATTGTGGAAAGTATTTTAGAAGAAGGCAAAGCAGAGTCACAGAGTAACACTACCTTTGTCAGTATGAAAGAAAGCAATGAAGATGAGAAATCACATGAACCTCATGATAAAGAAATCTCAACTAAATTGAGAGAGAATGAAGAGATGCCAATTTATATAGACGCTTTCACAGCAAAATTAAGATATGTTAAGGAGAAAGATGTTGAAGCAAAGCAAACGGAGATGACTGTTTCAAGTATGAACACATTTGCCAATGAAGAACATTTGGAAGAGGATTCTGATAATATAGGATCTACAGAGACAGACATAACACTGAAGGTAGCAACACCTAAACTGGAAGCTATCAATGAGAAGGAAGTTCATACTGACGAGATACAAATTAAAGATAAAATATCTTCAGCTGTGTCATCTAACTTCCAATACTTGCAAGAAAAATCTAATGAACTAATACAAACAGAGAAGACTATAGTTATAAATTTAAATACTACAACCAATTCTGAACATATGAAAGAAAGGTATAGTGAATTAATGGAAGCAGAGGAAGCTGAATTACCAGGAAAAGGAGAAACACCAAAACCAGCATCCACTCTCAGAGATGATGTTCACTTGCAAACTGGGGAACCCATCTTTGCAACTGAAAGTGTGTTGGTAACCCCTGAGAATTTAGAGGAAAAGCCTAGCGAAGTGATGGGGAATGAAGAAATGGAAGATGAATCCAGTGACATACAAACAAAATCTAATGTAATAAATACAACACCCTGCATAGAAGAGCACATTGAAAAAGTAACCACAGAGGAGAGAATAATGGCTACAATAACCATAAAAGGATTCTGTGTAGAGACAAGTAATGAACCAAATGATGAAGAGGACGATGTGAGATCTAGTTTCAGAAATTCTAAATCCTTTTCTGGAGCAGAGCACGATAATGAATTGATGTGTCACGGTAATGGTGAGAGAACACTCCTGCAAGCTGAAATAGACTCTGAAGCTAAAGATATCTCCATTAAATCACAATGCTCTGAAGAAAAAATCAGCAATGAAGAGATACTGGATAAAGAGTTTGAGCATACAAAACAACATGGAGTAAATGAAGAGGGTGGACTAGAAAACAATAATGCTTTTAGACATGACTCATTTATGCTTGCCACTGAAAGAAGCAGAGATTCATTATATATGGATGGGGAAAACCATATTGCAGAGGTATGCAGAACTGCTCGCTCAATATCTGCAGAAGATGGATATGGGGAACAGCGCAGAACTGGAAAGCAGTGTGTTGAGGTCAATATAACTCAGcctgaacaaaatattttcactGGTAATTCAGTAAACAAGGAAGATTTTCTAGAAACATATAAATTTGCTAAATCGCTCCATGTTATGGAAGTTGGAGAACTACAAGATACAAAGGAGGAAAGGTGTCTACAACCTAAACTAGACCATGAACAAAAAGATGCTAATAACATATTGCAAAAGAAACCAGATTTTGAAACTACACTTATGTCACAAAACCCAGCATCTGGTATAAATGGAGAAAATGATCCACTAGAACCTGAAGAAATAGTTCGAAATAATCATGTATTACTTGCATCAGAGTTTGTCACAGAAAGAGCTAGTGAAATGAGACAggcaaaaaatatatacattgcATCGGAACAGAAGTCttccaaatttcaaaattttataCAAGTATTTCAACCTCAGGAGATTGAAATGGAAATGGAACACTTGGAACTTGGAGAGAGAAGCAGTGGGTCATTAGAAACTGAGAAAATAGATACTGTGAACTCTGTCATAAAAGAAAGTGAACACCCTTCTTGGGCACAGTTTCTGAAACCTCTGGATTCATGTTCAGTAACTGAAAATTCTCAGTGTGAGGAAAtaaaagagaaattaaatgacAAACCATGTGAGAGCGTGGTGATTCAGAACTGTAACAGTTCACCTGGTTTGGAAGAGAATGGTGTGGAGGAAGTGGAGGTGAGAAACCAAATTTCAGATGTCTCGGATCAGGTTTTCTCAGAAAAGGATTCTATTGGAAAACCAGCTTTACCCATAGAAGATGTCTTGCAGACTGGAAGTATAGATACTAAAAAAATAAACTCACCTGTCACAGCGACAGTTGGTTTGGAGAGCACAGCAGTGTTAGTTGATTTTACTGCTTTCAACTTTCAGGTGTGTGGTGAACCTTTCAAACAGAATTGCCAAGCATTTGACACTAACAATGAAGAAGAGTCTATTACAGTGCTTAGTACTGCTTCATCCCTAACTAGAAGAAATGAAAAATACAATGATCATGTTATTCAAAGTATGCCTAATTCTGTAGGAAATTTGGTGAAGGGCAAGACAATACAGAATGATAAAGAAAAGATCAAGCCACTTGATTGTCCCAGTAATAAATATGACAATAAAAATAGAACAGAAATTGAAAATGAAAAGGACCAGTCAAATGCCATAGAACCACAAAAAACATTGATAAATATACAGCTCTTTGGTACAAGTTCTGTTGACAGTGATACACATGTGGAAAAGGAAGCTAGTCTGGTTTTTGAAGAAGCAGAATGTGAAACATGTAGCTTGAAGGACATTAGCACAGCTCTTTCTGTAATAAAAGAAACTTCACCTCAGAGAGTGGAGCCTCTTTGCTCTTCTAAAGGTCAGGTCAGACCTATAGAATATAGGCTCGATGAAAAAATGAAGAACAATGAGAGAGAACTGAACATTGTTAAGCTGTCTGGAGAGACCAATGGGAATACATCTTCTAAAAGTATTGAGGTTCCAAAGGAGACGGATGACTCTGAAGAGGAAGAGTTTCCTTTCAGAAAGGTCAAATATACAAAAGAGCATGAACGTTTTTTAGTGTCCAATGAGAAACTGAGAACTTTCTGGACTTATACAGTGGATGTGCCAGACATTCACACAGCTGTTGATGAAAATAATGATGACAAAATGTGTGAACTCCCTCCTTCAGTGTACTCAGATGCACTAGCAGATATGGCTATGCCTTGTATAACTCACCACTCTCCAAGTATTGTGAAGGAGCAGTCATGTTTAACAGAAAAGGTTTATCCTAAAGGCAAACTTTTCTCAGCACATGGAATTGTATTCCACAATAATGAAAATGAGAGTGCTTCTGAACGTagagaaaatttcaaaataagtGGGTCAGCATCTGACAATGAGAATAGCTTGATAAAATTAGAAGAATTGTCTACATCTGCGAAGGTATCAGAAAAGATCCCCACAAAACGAACTACTTCAGAAATTAATTTATCGAACCATATGTTAGCCAAGTGCTCAGAAATCTACAaacatgttataaaaaataataaattagacACAAGTCTGCCTGGCAATTTCTTACAAATAAATGGTAATGAAAAACTTGCATCAAATATGGAACAAAGTGTGTCTTGTGATGCTGGCATAGAAGGGTCTAAAGCACATACAGCGTTTTGTGAAGAATTAAATGATAAACAAAAAGAAACTTGTGTTGCTTTTGCCTCATCAGATATCAACACAAATATTGTTCAAGATGTCAGTAAGTCTTGTTTCGATGATAGTTACAGTGATGTTTTTCTTAATGAGACACATTTTCAGAGAAAAGGTAGAAAGAATTCTGTCAAAAACTATCAGCATCCAACCGTGTCTGATGAAATATCTGACCCTAGACCAGTCAATGAAACTTCTAAATCACAAAAAGCAATATTTGAAAACACACACATTGTGGACTCAGAATCATCTCTAGATCTTGTATCCAAAACCAACAGTAGATCAAAGTGGAAAGTCCAGGAACCATCAGATATCTTCAGTGTTTCAGCCAAGACATCAATCCAAGCAGACCAGGGCAGACTAACACAGAGATTACCTCAAgataaaggaaaaacaaaaactctGCAGGTCCAACTAACCCAGCCGGTTCTAGCCAATGCTGATACTTCTACACCAACCAAACGTTCACCTGAGACCATCAATAAAATTAGACAAGAGATGGGTCCACCTTTacctcccctgctcccacctctgaTAGCTACTCCTCCAAGAACTGTGCGTCCCGTTTCTCCGATAATGTCTTCATCTAGCCGGTCCTCTCTGCCATCTCCTCTTGATGGTCTTATTTCCCCTCTAAGAGTAACTCCAGTTCCTCCACTAATGTCTCCTTTGTCAGATGCTCCAAAGTACAAATCTCCCcctatattttccactccatctCCCTCAGAGACAACAGTTGGTCGAAGAATCCTGTCCTCACCTTTGCAATTTTGTGCTGCCACACCAAAGCATGCACTTCCTGTGCCAGGAAGACTTCCTCCACCTGCAGCTGGTAGTTCTGCTTTAGATGCTCCTCAGGAGAACTCTGTGAAAATTTTGGACACTATGTATCCAGAGCTATCACCAAGAGCAAGAACACTCAACATTCTCAAAGGTAACATTCAGCCCAACAGGCGTGCCCCTTCAGAATACAAGAATGTACCAGGGCCAGTGAGTCAGTTCAGTGGGTTCAAAGCAATTTCTTCTACATCCACTGCTTTTGTTAAAACAGGAAGTAATTCAGAATCTCTCAGTAATAAAGAGCAAAAAGATTCAGGGAGTCAGAGTCATGTTGGAAAAAGGATATCGTCAGCCTCTATGCCGAGAAGTGCAAAGAGGCTGAGGCTAGACAGTGAATTGCCACAATTGGAGACTAAGGAAGATGTTGCAATCAAAGCTATGGGAGACTTTAATATTGAAGTACTGAGTGCTGCAGGTAAAACTGTCTCACTCAACAATTGTGAAATTAGGCAATTAGCAGCCAACTGCAATTCAGAATTGCCTTCACCAGTAGAGAATATTACTGATCCTGTGACTTTGGCACTGAAGAAAATTGCTGAATCCTGTTTTGACCTGTTACCTGTTATTCGGAGTCATGTGTACGTGGGAAATATTTTGAAGGTCCCGATAatgagagatgaagagaaagaagTTGTCTATGAATTTGGTATCGCAAACAAG CATTTAGCAGAGCCACTGCTGCATGCTGTTCTCAATAAACTGAAGACTCAGAAGATGTCTTTGAATCACAATTTCACTCAGGCTCTATGTAGAGTATACATAGGAATCTGTCGGCAGTTGGGAGATTTGGAAAGAGCCCGCCTCTTCTGCTACAGCTTACTTAAGGAAG